The DNA window CGAATGGCGGACACAGAACTTGGCCCCGAACAGTTTTCCTCCCAGCGATTCTAGAACGTCTCCTAAGTAGATCTGTTTGGCAGGTTTTGCCAGTGTGTAGCCCCCGGCCTGGCCCCGAACACTCTTTACAAAACCAGCCATGCGCAACAGTCGCATCAGCTTGGCGACGTTCGGCACGGACAGAGCTTCTGCCCTGCTGATCTCCGGTATACTGAGGCTAGCCTCGTCGCCCCGGCTTGCCATCCGCAGGAGACAACGTAAGCCGTACTCCTCCTGAGCGCTCAATTTCATAGCGGCATCTTAGCGTAATCATGTAACAGAAGGAAGCCTATTAATGACTGTTAATAATGCTACGTTCTATGTTGCCGGATCAAGCCTACTTAGAATCCCATCTATTGATGACTGGTCTCGCCAAATACAATGCCATTTCAACTACAACCTATCTCCGAGTTTTTAGTACGCCCAGAACTTCCTGACGCTTTGCGTCGCCTCCCGGAAATTGCCACAAATGTGCTTTGGAGTTGGGATCACCAACTGCGAGCCTTATTTCGCCGCCTGGATCCGGTCCTTTGGCGCGAGTGCCACAATCCTGTGCTGATGCTCAGCCGGCTGAAACCCGAACTGCTCCAACGCGCTTCAAATGATGCCCGTTACCTGGCTGTTTATCAGCGGGCTTGTGAGCGATTTGATGCCTATATGCTCGCGCCACCAAGCTATAACGATGGCCGCTTGATCGCCTATTTCTCAATGGAGTATGGGTTGGCGGAGTGCATGCCCATTTATTCGGGTGGGCTTGGGGTCTTAAGTGGCGATCATATGAAGTCGTCCAGCGATGAGAATTACCCTCTTGTTGGCGTCGGGCTTCTTTATCAGAAGGGGTATTTTCAGCAAAGCTTAAATTCTGATGGCTGGCAGCAGGAGCGGACGCCAATCAACGACTTCTATCAGCTTCCTGTTCTGCCCGTCTTCCAGGCAGATGGCAGCGAGTTGCTGGTGACGGTGAAGCTGCCTGCGGGTCCGGTTTGGATTAAGGTTTGGCAGATGATGGTGGGCCGCGTAAAGCTCTATCTGATGGACACCAACATCCCGCAGAACGAGGCTACGGGCTACCGTGATATTACGGACCAGCTCTATGGCGGCGATGCGATCATGCGCATTCGCCAGGAAATCGTTCTTGGGATCGGGGGCCTCCGTGCGCTCAAGGCGCTCGGGCTCAAGCCCAACGTGTTCCATATGAATGAGGGACATTCTGCATTCATGCCGCTCGAGCGGATTCGTCTCCTGATCGAGGAGGAGAAGCTGAGCTTTGCCGAGGCCTTTGAAGCCACTCGCGCCAGCAATATCTTCACAACCCACACCAGCGTTCCGGCTGGGATCGATCTGTTTGATGGCGGGCTTGTCTTTGAGTATCTGAGTGCTTACTGTGACGAAGCGAAGATTCCGATCGATCAACTCTTTGCGCTCGGCCGGATGCACCCTGGCGATTCCTCAGAGCGTTACTCCATGGCCATCCTGGCGATGAAGGCGTCTGCCTACCGCAACGCAGTTTCGATTCTGCACGGCGATGTCTCCAAGGAAATGTGGGCCGACCTTTGGCCGGGGCTCCCGGTCTCTGAGGTGCCGATCACTTCCGTTACCAATGGCATTCATCTCCCCACGATGCTGTATGGCGAACTCGCGATGCTTTACGACCAGTACCTCCAGCCGGACTGGCGCGAGTGTTACACCGACCCGCGCATCTGGAACGATGTGAAGGACATCCCCTCGCGCGAGCTTTGGGAGGTGCATCGCAAGCAGAAACGCCAAATGGTGCAGTTTGTGCGGGACCGTTCTGTGCGAGCCGCGGAGCGGCGGAATGCGAGCGCGCCGGAATTGCGCCGCCTGGAACAGGTGCTCGATCCCGATGCCTTCACCATCGGCTTTGCCCGCCGCTTTGCCACCTACAAGCGGGCCACGCTTATCTTCCGTGACGTTGCCCGGCTCAAGAAGCTGCTCAACAGCAAAGACCGCCCGGTGCAGATCATCATTGCCGGCAAGGCCCATCCCAAGGATCATCCGGGCAAGACGCTCATCCGTGAGATCGTACAGCTCTCCCGCGATCCGGAGCTTTCCCAGCATCTTGTTTTTGTCGAAGACTACAGTCTCCAGGTGGCCCGCGAAATGGTGCAGGGCGTCGATCTCTGGCTCAACAACCCCCGTCGTGGCGAGGAAGCTTGTGGCACGAGTGGGATGAAGGCTGCGATCAACGGCGTTCCGAATCTCAGCATTCTCGATGGCTGGTGGGACGAGGCCTATGAGCCCGGTCTTGGTTTTGCTCTGGGCGATCGCGATATTTATGAGCCTGGGCAGGACGAGTTCCATGCCTCTGGAATCTATTCCATCCTGGAGAACGAAATTCTGCCGATGTACTTCCAGCGTGGCGATGATGGTTTGCCTGCGGAGTGGCTGGAGCGGGTGAGGTCCTGCATCCAGAAGATCAGTCCGCAGTTCAATGCGCAACGGATGATTCAGGAATATATGCATCGTCTTTATGAGCCGGCTTATCACGCCTCTCTCGAGTTCAGCAAGAATCAATATGCCGGGGCGCGTTCCCGGGCGCATTGGGCGAGCAAGGTGCAGGCGGCCTGGGATCGATTGCGTTTTGTCGACCAGGGCCCCAGGCCCAAGAATCTGATGACCAGCGGTCAGCCGATCCCTTTCCGTGTGGTTGTGGATCTGGCTGGTCTTGAGGCTTCGGATGTTCGTGTCGAGGCACTTGTCGGCGCCATCCGTCCAGATGGTACTCTGGAAGAGTCAGAGGTCGTCTTGCTCAAGCCGGCTGGTGACAACCAAGGTCTCTCCGTATTTGAAGCAAGCTATTTGCCTCGGCTCACAGGACGTTTGGGATACGCCCTACGGATCAGTCCGAATTATTTCATCGACCCACTCACGCGGCCTTGCGGCGACCTCATCCGCTGGGCCTAAAACATTTCACTGGAATCTCGTCACTTTCTGTGATAAACAAAGGATGGATATCCGCTTGGCGTAATGCACACCCTTCGTAACGGCGTGTACGCTTTGGGACCTGCCGGGGTGGCAGAACAGCGGAGACCAGCACACTCTCCTCTTGTCGATCACGAACGATGAATGCAATGTACGCGACACACGAGTTGTGTTCCAACAAGGAGTAACCATAGCGCATGGACAGCGATCGTAAATATTCTTCGCGCGGCTATCAGGACAATGGCCCCAATGACGGTGGCCGCCGGGAAGACCGGCCCAAATTTAATGGGCCGAAGCCTCCCATCGACGTAACGGGGCCTCGCCTGCCTCGCTTGGTCGAGAGCGTCACTGCTTCCCGTTGTTGGAACTGTTCCACCACACTCATGGGGGGAATCGAGTTTGATGCAAATTGCCCCAAGTGCAACTCCGCACTGCATTGTTGCAAGCAGTGCAGTTACTTTGAGCCCTCCACTCGCTTTCAATGCCTCAAGCCGATTCCGGAACGCATCAATAAGAAGGATCTTGCCAACACCTGCACCTTCTTCAAGACGCGTGTCACTGTGGCCCGCGACACTCCGACGCAGCGTCCTGTGACCAGCTTGGGTGCGAATGGCCTAACCCGGCCTGTGGATCAGATTGCTTCCCCAAAGAGTTCTCAGGAGGCTCGCGCCGCCTTCGACAGCCTCTTTAAGAAGTAGGACCTCAAAGGTTTTTCAATTGCGCCAGTTCCCGCTGGCAACTCCGCATTTCTTTGACCTGCAACGTAACTGAGGCAAGAGTCCAGATTCCCAACAGAGAGAAGAACGGTAACATCTTCAGCCCCACTCCAGGAGTCTGATTGGCCTTTTGCAGTACAGGGTAGACGACTGCGGCAATTGCTAAAAAGAGTGGGCCATGCAGCCAGCGCCATGGTTGCCGAAGCCAATTGATCCGTTCCTTTAATGCGCTCCGGTAAAAGGCCAAGCCACTGTCCGTTGCCGCGTCTCCAGCCATACGGGCCGCCTTCGTTCGCCAAGCTCCTGGTGCGATTCCGAATAGCGTCCACGCAATCGCCAATCCAAATCCACTGCGGGCAATCAGATTCTCAGTGAAGGCCAGTCTCCAGCCACAGAAGAGAATGATGGCGATTCCGATGCCGAGATTGCCCAGCCGGTCACGGCGCATCTTGGCCTCAAATTGACGTGCCTTGCGCTGCATGTCGGCGCTCTTTGTCGCAAAATCCTCGGTGGGCTGACTCTGCCAGACCGTTCTGGGATCCTTGGGGTCGGGTTCATGATTCATGACTTCCTCCTGTGCGAAAGCGGCGCGCCAGAATGTTCTTGATCCGGTGAATTTTCATAGCGATGTTGCCGGGGGAGAGGCCGGTAATCTCTCCGGTTGAGGCCGCATCCAGTCCTTCGAGATAGCACACGATGATCTGGCGATCCATCGCCTTCAAGCGCCGGATCATGGCCGAGAGCATCTCCAGCTGCTGTTGTGCCGAGAGCTTTTGAGGATCAGGATCGGCAATGACATCAAGATCTTCGATGCTGATGAGCGACAAGCGGAGCTTCCGCTCCCGGATCATATGACTGGTGGCTGTGTGGTGCGCTACCCGGTAGATCCAGGTCCGCAGCGAACAACGGCCATCGAAACTCCCCAAGCTCCGCCACAATTGCAGATGAATTTCCTGGAGCAGGTCGCGCCGCCGTTCCGGATCCGCTTCATAGGCGCGGGCCAGCCGATCCAGCGCGGCTCCGTAATCTGCCGTGGCTCGTTCGTACAGATCATTCTGGCTCAACTGCCGTATGCATCCTTCCACAACCAAGGTAGTCGTTCGATCAGGACCTTTCTAACAGTTTTTTATCTGCACGCCCCAAACACTTCGAGCCAGACCGGCTCCGGAACTTGTGAGGTTCTCAGAGCTGGTCTGGCTCGTGTGCGACAGATCCAGCGATAGAAGTAGCGGAACTACTCTTTGACGTCCATGAACTGGTAGCACATCATGTGCAACGCGATCATGTGTGCGTCTTCAATGCGTCCCATGTGCGGTTCGGTGGTGCGGATTTCCAACTGGGCCAGCGGTCCCAGCTTGCCGCCGTCACGGCCGGTAAAAGCGATGGTCTTGCAGCCGATGGAATTGGCATACTCGACAGCGCGCAAAACATTGGGGGAATTGCCGGAGCCGCTGATTGCGATGACCACATCACCCTTGCTGCCGAAGTTCTTCAACTGCTCGAGGGCCGCATCGTGATAGTCGACGTCGTTCGAGTAAGCCGTCAAGGTCGGCATGTTGTCGTGCAGGGAGAGAATCTTGAAGCGCTTATCCTTCTGATAGCTGGCACCCTTCAGCATGTCGCAAACAAAATGCGAGGCGGACGCGGCGCTTCCGCCATTGCCTGTCATGAAGATGGTGTTGCCGTTGTCACGTGCTTCGCGCAGAATCTCGATGGCGGTATCCACCTTCCCAAGATCCAGGCCATTCAATGTATCGATCAATTGTGTGCGATAAGTTTCGGTATAAGTCATTTTGAAAATCTTTCTTGCGCCAACGCGAGTGCGCCAAAGAGGACACTGTCGTCGGCCAGTAGGGCGGGGACGACATCAATGCGTGCCCGCGACCAGCTTGTAATCTGCGATCGGAGTTCCTTTCGCAAGGGGAGAAATAGTTTGTCGCCAGCTTTGCTGATGCCGCCGCCAATCACAATCCGCGCGGGATTCAGAATCATGATCGCTGCTTTCAATCCCAGCGCCAGATCAACGACATACTTCTCGACAAATTCCGGGTCTTCTAACAATTCATGGGCCGGTTTCCCATGGTCGCGTTCGAGCCAAAGCCCGCAACACATGCGTTCAAAGCAACCATAGGCTCCACAAAGGCACTCCTGGCCGCCCGGACGAATGGTGAGATGTCCTAATTCGCCTGCATACCAGTCTGCGCCGCGATACAGTCCATGCTCTGTGAGGATGCCACCGCCAATGCCGGTGGACAGGGTCATGTACAGCATGGGCCGATAGTCTTTGCCGGCCCCGTACACGCCCTCCCCCAGGGCTCCGACATTGGCGTCGTTGTCCATGACCACAGGCGCGCCGGCCATCTCGCTGATGGTTTCTACGAGTGGGTTTTCATTCCAGCCGGCGACGTGTGTGGAAAGCGTCACCTTCTGTTGGCCAAAATCAACCGGACCGCCGAAGCCAATGCCGCATCGTGCAATCTCGTGCTCTCTGCGCCAGTCACTGATGATGCCGGCGATCAGCGACAACATGGCCCGGGGGCCACCACTGCGGTCTGTGAGGCGTGTCTCGCGGAGCACGAGTTCCTCGCCGGCAAATAAGCCGAGTGAAAACTTGGTGCCACCGATATCGAGCGCCAGGGTATTCATGAGATCCCAACCGTGGCTGCTGCCGCGAGCACTTCCGCTTGCGTAGCTGTTCCTGTTCCTCGCTTCATAATCGTAACGCTTGCCACCAGATTGCCCAGATGGACTGCTTCATCGATTGTTGCGCCTGCGGCCAGTGCCGTTGCCGCGCCTGCCGAGAAACTGTCGCCTGCGCCGCAAATGTCGACCGGGTTGCTGACGGAGATTGTCTTCAATTGCCGCATACCCGCTGCATCCACCACCTTCGCGCCGCGCTCGCCTTCTGTGACCACCAACGCCCGCAATTGCAATGCGGCGGCGAGTGGTTCAAAGTTCTCCTGCCCAGTCAGCCGGGTGGCCGTCTCCCGCGCTTCATCCTCATTGGGTTTCAGATAGCAATGGCGGAAGAATTCGGCGCGGCGTCTGGAATCGACCCAGACAATCTTATTTGGGTGGCTCGCCGCAAAGCGATTGATGGCTTCCTGCATCGCGTCCGTGATGACGCCCCCGCTGCTGGTCTCGGCCTGGTCGCAGATCAGCACGGCGTCGAACATCGGAGCATAGGACTCGAAGCACTTCACCAGTTTGCTGTCCAATTTGGCCGGAAGCGGCGTCGTATTGATGTAGTCCACTCGAGGCAGGTCTTCGATACCCGTCTCCTTGTTGATGTGCTTGACATAAGTGAAGGTCTGCACCTCCGAGGAGCGGATCACCAGATCCACACCAATGTCCCTCACGCCGAGCGCGCGAAATAGCTCATCGCCATGCGTATCCTCACCAATGACGCCCATCACTGCCACCTTGCCGACACCAAGGTCGGCAAGATTGTTGGCGATGGTGCCGCAGGCTCCCGCGGTGGGCACATAGCTGATTACGCCGATGCGTGGGATCCCTGTCTCGCGCGAAGGCTCTCGGGTCGCCGGGTCATAAGTACACCAGCGGTCCAGGCAAATATCGCCCACCACCAGCACATTCATTTTGGAAAAATTGCCGAGAATCTTCGAGATGCTCATGACTTCGGAAACAGCGCCTCGCGCAGCAGGTCCATATTGGCGTAATTCGGGATGATGAAGTCTGCGCCGACCCCCGCCAGACGGTTGCGCTTCCAAGAATCTACGGTCTGGCAAGCAGGCTCTTCGGAAGCGACTCCGACGGCGACGCCGCCAGCCTGTTTTACCACTTCAATCTCGACATACCCATCGCCGAAACCAAGGAATTCCTCGCCCTTGTACTCGCTCGATTCCACAATCTGCTTCACCAGCAACGCCTTTGAGAACTTGCTCAAGTCGTCGAGCGCTCCAAACACGCCGCCATCGAAGTAATCGTAAACATCCAGCAATTTGGCTTCTTCGACCACATTGTCATGGTCGGTACCACTGGCCAGGTACAGCTTCAGTCCGCGGGCCTTCAAATCTTCCAGCAGTGCGCGCGAGCCCGGCACCAGATGCTCTTCGGGAGAAGCCTTACCGCTGCGCAGATCCTCCAACCGATCCTTGATCACGTCGTGCAACGCGTCGAGGTACATTTTTTTATAAACTTTGGGGTCTTCCGGCTGGCCGCCGCGCTTGCGAATCTGTTCGGCCAGCTCAATCATTTGATAAATTGTTTCGCGGCCAGTCAGGCG is part of the Bryobacter aggregatus MPL3 genome and encodes:
- a CDS encoding RrF2 family transcriptional regulator; amino-acid sequence: MKLSAQEEYGLRCLLRMASRGDEASLSIPEISRAEALSVPNVAKLMRLLRMAGFVKSVRGQAGGYTLAKPAKQIYLGDVLESLGGKLFGAKFCVRHSGLNLVCVHNPDCSLRSLWIALQAMFERVLLNVTLADLLQSEGSMQDFLESRNRTLIMPEPVMDKAASIVS
- the glgP gene encoding alpha-glucan family phosphorylase, which encodes MRRLPEIATNVLWSWDHQLRALFRRLDPVLWRECHNPVLMLSRLKPELLQRASNDARYLAVYQRACERFDAYMLAPPSYNDGRLIAYFSMEYGLAECMPIYSGGLGVLSGDHMKSSSDENYPLVGVGLLYQKGYFQQSLNSDGWQQERTPINDFYQLPVLPVFQADGSELLVTVKLPAGPVWIKVWQMMVGRVKLYLMDTNIPQNEATGYRDITDQLYGGDAIMRIRQEIVLGIGGLRALKALGLKPNVFHMNEGHSAFMPLERIRLLIEEEKLSFAEAFEATRASNIFTTHTSVPAGIDLFDGGLVFEYLSAYCDEAKIPIDQLFALGRMHPGDSSERYSMAILAMKASAYRNAVSILHGDVSKEMWADLWPGLPVSEVPITSVTNGIHLPTMLYGELAMLYDQYLQPDWRECYTDPRIWNDVKDIPSRELWEVHRKQKRQMVQFVRDRSVRAAERRNASAPELRRLEQVLDPDAFTIGFARRFATYKRATLIFRDVARLKKLLNSKDRPVQIIIAGKAHPKDHPGKTLIREIVQLSRDPELSQHLVFVEDYSLQVAREMVQGVDLWLNNPRRGEEACGTSGMKAAINGVPNLSILDGWWDEAYEPGLGFALGDRDIYEPGQDEFHASGIYSILENEILPMYFQRGDDGLPAEWLERVRSCIQKISPQFNAQRMIQEYMHRLYEPAYHASLEFSKNQYAGARSRAHWASKVQAAWDRLRFVDQGPRPKNLMTSGQPIPFRVVVDLAGLEASDVRVEALVGAIRPDGTLEESEVVLLKPAGDNQGLSVFEASYLPRLTGRLGYALRISPNYFIDPLTRPCGDLIRWA
- a CDS encoding RNA polymerase sigma factor; this translates as MSQNDLYERATADYGAALDRLARAYEADPERRRDLLQEIHLQLWRSLGSFDGRCSLRTWIYRVAHHTATSHMIRERKLRLSLISIEDLDVIADPDPQKLSAQQQLEMLSAMIRRLKAMDRQIIVCYLEGLDAASTGEITGLSPGNIAMKIHRIKNILARRFRTGGSHES
- a CDS encoding SIS domain-containing protein — its product is MTYTETYRTQLIDTLNGLDLGKVDTAIEILREARDNGNTIFMTGNGGSAASASHFVCDMLKGASYQKDKRFKILSLHDNMPTLTAYSNDVDYHDAALEQLKNFGSKGDVVIAISGSGNSPNVLRAVEYANSIGCKTIAFTGRDGGKLGPLAQLEIRTTEPHMGRIEDAHMIALHMMCYQFMDVKE
- a CDS encoding ROK family protein, with the protein product MNTLALDIGGTKFSLGLFAGEELVLRETRLTDRSGGPRAMLSLIAGIISDWRREHEIARCGIGFGGPVDFGQQKVTLSTHVAGWNENPLVETISEMAGAPVVMDNDANVGALGEGVYGAGKDYRPMLYMTLSTGIGGGILTEHGLYRGADWYAGELGHLTIRPGGQECLCGAYGCFERMCCGLWLERDHGKPAHELLEDPEFVEKYVVDLALGLKAAIMILNPARIVIGGGISKAGDKLFLPLRKELRSQITSWSRARIDVVPALLADDSVLFGALALAQERFSK
- a CDS encoding bifunctional heptose 7-phosphate kinase/heptose 1-phosphate adenyltransferase, with translation MSISKILGNFSKMNVLVVGDICLDRWCTYDPATREPSRETGIPRIGVISYVPTAGACGTIANNLADLGVGKVAVMGVIGEDTHGDELFRALGVRDIGVDLVIRSSEVQTFTYVKHINKETGIEDLPRVDYINTTPLPAKLDSKLVKCFESYAPMFDAVLICDQAETSSGGVITDAMQEAINRFAASHPNKIVWVDSRRRAEFFRHCYLKPNEDEARETATRLTGQENFEPLAAALQLRALVVTEGERGAKVVDAAGMRQLKTISVSNPVDICGAGDSFSAGAATALAAGATIDEAVHLGNLVASVTIMKRGTGTATQAEVLAAAATVGIS
- a CDS encoding HAD family hydrolase produces the protein MIEHLRPGVHANDARVVLFDFDGTLSLIRTGWVEVMVPQMVGILAELKTGETEEELRKLVEEFVARLTGRETIYQMIELAEQIRKRGGQPEDPKVYKKMYLDALHDVIKDRLEDLRSGKASPEEHLVPGSRALLEDLKARGLKLYLASGTDHDNVVEEAKLLDVYDYFDGGVFGALDDLSKFSKALLVKQIVESSEYKGEEFLGFGDGYVEIEVVKQAGGVAVGVASEEPACQTVDSWKRNRLAGVGADFIIPNYANMDLLREALFPKS